One Ranitomeya imitator isolate aRanImi1 chromosome 1, aRanImi1.pri, whole genome shotgun sequence DNA window includes the following coding sequences:
- the HAUS3 gene encoding HAUS augmin-like complex subunit 3 gives MNSGDRFVNTLRKVNYPKASKLNGEDFDWLFETTDAKSFLDWFCASITEQNVASEDKLQAVNELKESGKALLDEKALEEVMKTCKSSSSKVSALEEVTVEKLEEELSNLQKLRGLHLHRRNKLQMMASANHHSCLKFKDIEDKEAKALNETLSDLQVIGNKMNRELQALLASIQRLISFYCLDEKGPTSSSSPPIFLFQVLLDKYLSCEEQSTATLTQFTKEHFLENLSKCREETNKDFKQIQLDGDSQDDPALEEKCKETMRLQVAYISARHKLIEAKAKHSSLMAGLQWVEANASAAQSKAFRKDKLTLRISSLKDETSKIENHIESIKKETLPALVRESSQRLKMPIVKREYDMQIDRYRLYTSRQELVCHHLMKQKASFELLLLGFELELRKHRTVNRQLEALIQKLRQSADSLEARLMMMSEGPLLVSTKPRINIDSRDSAAHGLFELLDGDDTQKLFRTYSGLESLAQKLSLDTQSLKDQLAVSEQEQSLYISKLESNLKTLQDYMYPDGSELMLSTPELSSNFQQLYSHLDKLNKILLEVLEDLRIKRKILQSSRFDRLEKQLYVYFFQNEELLKSIVQNLESQAERFAS, from the exons ATGAATTCCGGAGATCGCTTTGTTAACACGTTGAGGAAGGTGAACTATCCTAAAGCCTCTAAGTTGAACGGAGAAGACTTTGACTGGCTGTTTGAAACCACAGATGCTAAATCTTTCCTAGACTGGTTCTGTGCCAGCATCACTGAGCAAAACGTGGCGTCAGAAGACAAACTGCAGGCCGTTAATGAATTGAAGGAGTCTGGAAAGGCTCTACTGGATGAAAAGGCTTTAGAGGAGGTGATGAAGACATGCAAATCCTCCAGCTCTAAGGTCTCTGCGTTGGAGGAGGTGACGGTGGAGAAGTTAGAGGAAGAACTTAGCAACCTGCAGAAATTACGAGGGCTGCACCTACATAGGCGTAATAAGCTTCAGATGATGGCGTCCGCCAACCACCACTCATGTCTGAAATTCAAAGATATAGAAGACAAGGAGGCCAAAGCCTTGAATGAAACCTTGAGCGACCTGCAAGTGATCGGCAACAAGATGAACCGTGAGCTCCAGGCTCTTTTGGCGAGCATCCAGAGGCTCATTTCTTTCTATTGCCTCGATGAGAAGGGTCCAACGTCCTCCTCATCACCACCCATCTTCTTATTCCAGGTCCTCCTAGATAAATACTTATCATGTGAAGAACAGAGCACGGCCACACTCACACAGTTCACTAAAGAACATTTCTTAGAAAATCTCTCAAAGTGTAGAGAGGAGACGAATAAAGATTTTAAGCAAATTCAGCTGGACGGGGATAGCCAGGATGATCCGGCCCTCGAGGAAAAGTGCAAGGAGACAATGAGACTCCAGGTGGCTtacatcagtgccagacacaagctCATAGAGGCGAAGGCCAAGCATTCAAGTTTAATGGCTGGTCTACAATGGGTGGAGGCCAATGCCAGTGCCGCTCAGAGCAAG GCCTTTCGTAAAGACAAGCTAACCCTGAGAATATCAAGCTTGAAGGATGAGACGTCAAAGATTGAAAATCATATCGAATCCATCAAAAAGGAGACTCTTCCAGCCCTAGTCCGGGAGAGCTCTCAGAGGCTGAAAATGCCCATTGTTAAAAGAGAGTACGATATGCAGATAGATCGCTACCGTTTATACACGTCCAGGCAGGAACTGGTCTGCCACCATCTGATGAAGCAGAAGGCCTCCTTCGAGCTTTTACTCCTCGGCTTTGAGCTGGAGTTAAGGAAACACAGAACTGTGAACCGCCAACTGGAAGCCTTAATTCAAAAGCTGAGACAAAGCGCCGACAGTCTAGAAGCAAGATTAATGATGATGTCTGAGGGTCCTTTGTTGGTGTCAACCAAGCCAAGGATCAACATCGACTCTAGAGATTCAGCCGCCCATGG ATTATTTGAGCTTCTGGACGGAGATGACACTCAGAAACTCTTCAGAACGTACAGCGGTCTAGAATCTCTGGCGCAGAAGCTATCCCTGGACACCCAGTCTCTAAAGGACCAGCTCGCCGTCTCTGAGCAAGAACAGTCCCTTTATATATCAAAGCTCGAATCCAATCTGAAGACATTACAAGATTATATGTATCCGGATGGAAGCGAACTTATGTTAAGTACCCCA GAGCTGTCTTCCAATTTTCAGCAATTATATTCACATCTAGACAAATTAAATAAGATTTTACTGGAGGTTCTGGAGGATCTGCGGATAAAGCGGAAGATTTTACAGTCAAGCAGGTTTGACAGATTAGAAAAACAACTTTATGTTTACTTCTTCCAGAACGAGGAGCTTCTGAAGAGCATCGTGCAAAACCTGGAGTCTCAGGCCGAGCGTTTTGCCTCGTAG